In Dolichospermum flos-aquae CCAP 1403/13F, the following proteins share a genomic window:
- a CDS encoding type II toxin-antitoxin system HicB family antitoxin, with amino-acid sequence MTTAFILSDYVEGAVSQAIYDKLEDGTFFGKIPVCQGVVAFGASLRECQNELRSTLEDWILLGLKLGHSLPVIDNINLNQEPILEPLDTV; translated from the coding sequence ATGACTACAGCATTTATTCTTAGTGATTATGTTGAGGGAGCAGTTTCTCAAGCCATATATGACAAGTTGGAAGATGGTACATTTTTCGGTAAAATTCCTGTTTGTCAAGGTGTTGTTGCTTTTGGTGCTAGTTTACGTGAGTGCCAAAATGAATTACGCTCGACTTTAGAAGATTGGATTTTACTAGGTTTAAAACTTGGACATAGCTTACCAGTAATTGATAATATTAATCTTAATCAGGAGCCGATTCTTGAGCCGTT
- a CDS encoding ribbon-helix-helix domain-containing protein produces MTTVNISLPDSMRDFINEQVAKCGYSTTSEYIRHLIRQDLEKVAQSRIETLLLEGLDSGEAIEITDEWWQQKRTQLLERLRK; encoded by the coding sequence ATGACTACAGTAAATATTTCTCTTCCCGATTCCATGCGGGACTTTATCAATGAACAGGTTGCAAAATGTGGCTACAGTACCACAAGCGAATATATTCGACATTTGATTCGTCAAGATTTAGAAAAAGTGGCACAATCCCGAATAGAAACATTGCTATTAGAAGGCTTAGATAGTGGTGAAGCGATTGAAATTACGGATGAGTGGTGGCAACAAAAACGCACTCAGCTTCTTGAGAGACTCCGCAAGTAA
- a CDS encoding type II toxin-antitoxin system VapC family toxin, producing MKYLVDTNILLRLVQKNSPIHLDTQRAILKLKKQGEFLCIIPQNIIEFWAVATRPLDKNGLGLSITQAEEESEKLKKIFILELDTPQIFTKWESLVIKYQVMGKQVHDARLAAAMVVHNITHLLTY from the coding sequence ATGAAATATCTGGTAGATACTAATATTTTACTGCGTTTGGTACAAAAAAATAGTCCCATACACCTTGATACTCAAAGGGCAATTTTGAAGCTCAAAAAGCAAGGTGAATTTTTATGTATTATTCCACAAAATATAATTGAATTTTGGGCTGTTGCTACAAGACCTCTTGATAAAAATGGATTAGGTTTATCTATCACTCAAGCTGAAGAAGAAAGCGAAAAACTTAAAAAGATATTTATATTGGAATTGGATACACCACAAATTTTTACTAAGTGGGAATCTCTGGTGATTAAATATCAAGTGATGGGAAAACAGGTGCATGATGCACGTTTAGCTGCGGCTATGGTAGTTCATAATATTACACATTTATTAACATATTAA
- a CDS encoding type II toxin-antitoxin system HicA family toxin gives MKSVSGKSLCKIVERYGWNLKRITGSHHIYVKEDMSVILSIPVHGNRDLPMGTLKSILKDAGLTEEDLD, from the coding sequence ATGAAATCCGTTTCTGGTAAATCTCTGTGTAAGATTGTGGAACGCTATGGATGGAATCTAAAAAGGATTACAGGTAGTCATCATATCTATGTTAAGGAAGATATGAGTGTGATTCTTTCTATACCTGTTCATGGAAATCGTGATCTACCTATGGGTACACTGAAAAGTATTTTGAAAGATGCTGGTTTAACTGAAGAAGATTTAGATTAA
- a CDS encoding type II toxin-antitoxin system HicB family antitoxin — protein sequence MKIKAIIWEEDGVWCGSVPALPGCHTWGESYEHLLEMLKDAVQGWLEVASQQEEVEPEKQLIELSL from the coding sequence ATGAAAATAAAAGCAATTATTTGGGAAGAAGACGGTGTATGGTGTGGTTCTGTACCAGCTTTACCAGGGTGTCATACCTGGGGTGAAAGTTATGAACATTTATTAGAAATGTTGAAAGATGCTGTTCAAGGTTGGTTAGAAGTTGCTAGTCAGCAAGAAGAAGTTGAACCAGAAAAACAGTTAATTGAGTTATCTTTATGA
- a CDS encoding element excision factor XisI family protein, giving the protein MDKLEQYQIAIKQVLAEYHNWVSGAANLTDESCLIFDDNNHHYRNPV; this is encoded by the coding sequence ATGGATAAACTAGAGCAATATCAAATAGCAATTAAACAAGTTCTCGCAGAATATCATAATTGGGTTTCTGGTGCGGCAAATTTAACTGATGAAAGTTGTTTGATTTTTGATGATAATAATCATCACTATAGGAATCCGGTTTGA
- the mazE gene encoding type II toxin-antitoxin system MazE family antitoxin, giving the protein MMKVTITLEEDILRFIDQQAKGNRSGYINALLAEQRRKILEAEIIAALQKDAKDLEYQNEISDWDNVAADGINARG; this is encoded by the coding sequence ATGATGAAAGTCACAATTACTTTAGAAGAAGACATTCTGAGATTTATTGATCAACAAGCAAAAGGTAATCGTAGTGGCTATATCAATGCACTATTAGCAGAACAAAGACGCAAAATTTTAGAAGCAGAAATAATAGCTGCTCTCCAAAAAGATGCCAAAGATTTAGAATATCAAAATGAGATTTCTGATTGGGATAATGTAGCTGCAGATGGTATTAATGCCAGAGGGTAA
- a CDS encoding type II toxin-antitoxin system HicA family toxin: MKSVSGKSLCKIVERYGWNLKRITGSHHIYVKEGMSVILSIPVHGNRDLPTGTLRSILKDAGLTEEDLD; encoded by the coding sequence ATGAAATCCGTTTCTGGTAAATCTCTGTGTAAGATTGTGGAACGCTATGGATGGAATCTAAAAAGGATTACAGGTAGTCATCATATCTATGTTAAGGAAGGTATGAGTGTGATTCTTTCTATACCTGTTCATGGTAATCGTGATTTACCTACTGGTACACTCAGAAGTATTTTGAAAGATGCTGGTTTGACTGAGGAAGATTTAGATTAA
- a CDS encoding type II toxin-antitoxin system HicB family antitoxin — protein sequence MKIKAIIWEEDGVWCGSVPALPGCHTWGESYEHLLEMLKDAVQGWLEVASQQEEVEPEKQLIELSL from the coding sequence ATGAAAATAAAAGCAATTATTTGGGAAGAAGACGGTGTCTGGTGTGGTTCTGTACCAGCTTTACCAGGATGTCATACCTGGGGTGAAAGTTATGAACATTTATTAGAAATGTTGAAAGATGCTGTTCAAGGTTGGTTAGAAGTTGCTAGTCAGCAAGAAGAAGTTGAACCAGAAAAACAGTTAATTGAGTTATCTTTATGA
- a CDS encoding type II toxin-antitoxin system Phd/YefM family antitoxin: protein MSVISASEARANFPDIMNRAEYRGERILIQRHGKAAVAIISIEDLKLLEAIEDAIDSAKLRRAVEENEGFTTIEEIIAKYPNE, encoded by the coding sequence ATGTCTGTCATCAGTGCAAGTGAAGCGCGTGCTAATTTTCCTGATATTATGAACCGTGCAGAATATCGTGGAGAAAGAATTTTAATTCAGCGTCATGGTAAAGCTGCGGTAGCGATAATTAGCATTGAAGATTTAAAACTATTAGAAGCAATAGAAGATGCAATAGATTCGGCTAAATTGCGACGTGCAGTAGAAGAAAACGAAGGATTTACCACCATAGAAGAAATAATAGCTAAATATCCCAATGAGTGA
- a CDS encoding type II toxin-antitoxin system RelE family toxin, translating into MSERYTLRIAKTAEKDLLDLQPKQYKQVVSKILSLQGNPRPQDYAALKGYQGGYRIDQGEYRILYTIDDNNKLVDVFRVGKRNDDEVYKNL; encoded by the coding sequence ATGAGTGAACGTTATACATTGAGGATTGCGAAAACTGCGGAAAAAGATTTATTAGACTTACAACCAAAACAATATAAACAAGTTGTATCAAAAATTCTCTCCCTTCAAGGTAATCCTCGTCCTCAAGACTATGCAGCTTTAAAAGGTTATCAAGGTGGTTATCGTATTGATCAAGGTGAATATAGAATTTTGTACACCATTGATGATAATAATAAATTAGTTGATGTTTTTCGGGTTGGTAAACGTAATGATGATGAAGTTTATAAAAATTTGTAA